In the genome of Variovorax sp. PAMC26660, the window CGCTCGAAACCTACCTGGGCGTGGCACAGGCCACCGCGCGCGGTGAGCTCACGCTGGCCGAGCGCGAGACGTTGCAGATCACGGCCGCGCGCATCCACGGCTGCGACTTCTGCGTGGCCGGGCACACCGCCGCCGCGCTGAAGCAGGCCAAGCTGCCGGCCGAGGCCGTGGGCAAGCTGCAGCGCGGCGAGGCGAGTGGTGAAGCCCGGCTTGACGCCGTGCGGCTCTTCACCGAAGCCGTGATCGCCACGCGCGGCAAGGTGCCGGACGATGCCCTGGCCGCCTTCCGGGGCGCCGGTTTTTCCGAGCGGCAGGCGCTGGAAGTCGTGCTGGGCGTGAGCCTTGCCACGCTGTGCAATTTCGCGAACAGCCTGGCCGGCAGCCCGGTCAACGCGCAACTGCAACCGTACCTGCCTGAAAACCTGCAACGCGATGGAGCGCCCGCCCATGCTGGCTGAGGCCGACCGGCGCTGGCTCGGCGACAACGCCGAGGCGCTCGACGCCGACAACGCGCTCGCGCACGAGGTGGTCCCGCGCCTGGCGTGCGCCGGGCTGTTCGGGCTCGGCGTGCCGAAGGCGCTGGGCGGGCAGGGCGGCGACGTGCGCGATGCCGTCGAGGCCATTGCCGCCGTGGCCGGCCATTCGCTGGCCGCCGCCTTCACCTTCTGGGGCCAACGCGCCTTCATCGAATACCTGCTGCAGTCGCCCAACGCGGCGCTGCGCGAGCGCTGGCTCGCTGCCTTGCTCGACGGTTCGCAGGCCGGGGCCACCGGCTTGTCGAACGCAATGAAGTACCTCGGCGGCATCGAGGCGCTGCAGATCACCGCCACGCCTCAGAACAACGGCTGGCGGCTCGATGGGTCCGTGCCGTGGTGCACCAACCTGCGCCCGCAAGGCTTCGTGACGGCCGTCGCGGTGCAGCGCGCTGAAGGCGGCGTGCCGCTGGTGGCGGTGCTCACGGCCGGGCAGGAGGGCGTGGTGCGCAGCGCCGATCTCGACCTGATCGCGCTGCGCGGCAGCAACACGGCATCTCTGCGCATCGAAGGCGCGCGGCTGGAGGCGGCCGACCTGATCCACGAAGAGGCCAACCGCTTTCTTCCCGCCGTGCGGCCGGATTTCCTGGGGCTTCAATGCGGCCTGTCGATCGGCCTGGCGCGCGCCGCGCTCGACACCGCAACCGAGCGCGGCGGTGCCGGCCGTTCGGTGCTCGAAGCGCCGATTGCCGCACAGCGCGCGGCATTGGCCGCCATCGTCGATGGGCTGTACGAAGGCCTGGCGGACGGCCGGTTCAAGACCCAGCCCGAGGCGCTGTTCCGTGCGCGGCTCTCGCTGGCCGAGATGGCGCAGAACGCCGTGCAGCTCGAACTGCAGGCCAGTGGCGGCCGTGGCTACCACCGCGACCAGCCGCTGACGTTTGCCCGCCGCTGGCGCGAAGCGGCCTTCATTCCCATCGTGACGCCGAGCGTCACGCAACTGCAGGGCGAGCTGGCCAAGCGCGCGGCGGCGCAGCAGCAGTTGGCCGCGACGATGGCCGCCCGCGCAACGTGAACCAGAAAGAGCCACAAGCCGTCGCGCGCCAGCCGGTGCTCGAGGCGAGCGATCTCGCCTTCGGCTACGCCAAGGCCGCACCGGTGTTCGAGGGCGTGTCGCTGGAAGTGGCACCGCGCGAAATCGTCTGCCTGCTCGGCGGCAGCGGGTGCGGCAAGTCGACCTTGCTGCGCAGGCTGGCGCATCTGGAGCCGTCTCATGCAAGCCATGCTAAGGGGGAGATCCGCTTCCTCGGCGAAGCGCTGACAGCGCCCCACCCCCGCGCGGCGCTGGTGTTCCAGCAGCCCGGCCTGCTGCCGTGGCTCGATGCCGCGCGCAACGTCGGCTTTGGCCTGGACTTCGTCCGGCAACCCAGGCTGGAGCGTGCGCTGCGCGAACAGCGCGTGAACGAGGCGCTGGCCGCCGTCGGCCTGGCTGGGCAGGGCGGGCTCTTTCCCTCGCAGCTGTCGGGCGGCATGGCGCAGCGCGTGGCGCTGGCCCGCGCACTGGCCCGCGAGCCCGTGCTGCTGCTGGCCGACGAACCCTTTTCGGCGCTCGATGCCATCACGCGCGCGCAGATGCAGGACCTGCTGGTCGAGCTCGTGCACCGCTGGCAGACCGCCGCGCTGCTGGTCACGCACGACATCGACGAAGCCATCCTGGTCGGTGATCGCATCCTGCTGATGGGCGACAAGCCGGGCCGCATCGTGCGCGAATGGCGCGTCGACGTCGGCCGCCCGCGCACCGCAGACGCGGCAGCCTTCACTGCCTTGCGGCTCGACATCCTCGCGGCGCTGCATGCGGCGCATGCGACCGGTGGCGGTCCTGCTGTAGCCGCAACCGCTGCCGTTTCTTCTTCCTGAAAGCCTGCCGAATGACCGACTCTCCATTCGTTCCCGCCGCATCCCTTCGCCAATCGCCGCACGTCTGTGCATCGTCGGCCTGCGACTGCGGCCTGACGCGGCGCGACATGCTGCGCCTTTC includes:
- a CDS encoding acyl-CoA dehydrogenase family protein, translating into MLAEADRRWLGDNAEALDADNALAHEVVPRLACAGLFGLGVPKALGGQGGDVRDAVEAIAAVAGHSLAAAFTFWGQRAFIEYLLQSPNAALRERWLAALLDGSQAGATGLSNAMKYLGGIEALQITATPQNNGWRLDGSVPWCTNLRPQGFVTAVAVQRAEGGVPLVAVLTAGQEGVVRSADLDLIALRGSNTASLRIEGARLEAADLIHEEANRFLPAVRPDFLGLQCGLSIGLARAALDTATERGGAGRSVLEAPIAAQRAALAAIVDGLYEGLADGRFKTQPEALFRARLSLAEMAQNAVQLELQASGGRGYHRDQPLTFARRWREAAFIPIVTPSVTQLQGELAKRAAAQQQLAATMAARAT
- a CDS encoding carboxymuconolactone decarboxylase family protein, which gives rise to MTRLTLHTEATAPEASRPLVQRAIANNGFLPNLIGILANSPQALETYLGVAQATARGELTLAERETLQITAARIHGCDFCVAGHTAAALKQAKLPAEAVGKLQRGEASGEARLDAVRLFTEAVIATRGKVPDDALAAFRGAGFSERQALEVVLGVSLATLCNFANSLAGSPVNAQLQPYLPENLQRDGAPAHAG
- a CDS encoding ABC transporter ATP-binding protein, coding for MNQKEPQAVARQPVLEASDLAFGYAKAAPVFEGVSLEVAPREIVCLLGGSGCGKSTLLRRLAHLEPSHASHAKGEIRFLGEALTAPHPRAALVFQQPGLLPWLDAARNVGFGLDFVRQPRLERALREQRVNEALAAVGLAGQGGLFPSQLSGGMAQRVALARALAREPVLLLADEPFSALDAITRAQMQDLLVELVHRWQTAALLVTHDIDEAILVGDRILLMGDKPGRIVREWRVDVGRPRTADAAAFTALRLDILAALHAAHATGGGPAVAATAAVSSS